The following DNA comes from Candidatus Omnitrophota bacterium.
AGCGTTACTATGTGCGCGTGGCGGCTGTTGTTTATGCTGCTGATCATCGCCGCGAGCGTGGTGGATTTTCCGTGGCCAGCGGGTCCCGTCACCAGCACAAGGCCGTCGTTGGCTTCGGTTATTTTTTGAAGAGAGCTCGGCAATCCCAGGGTTTCAAAATCAGAAGGAGCGTCGGGGATGGCCCTGAAAACCGCCGCAACGGTTCCCCTCTGATAGAACGCCGCGCCGCGGAAACGGCCCAGTCCCGCTATCGCGTAGGAAAAATCGCACTGGAGTTTTTCCCTCAGATCAGCGGCGCTTTTTACATCCAGCACATCAAGGATATTTTCGGCGAGCTCATCCTTGCCCATGGGGGGGAAATCCGTCCTGACGAGTTCTTTTTTTATTCTT
Coding sequences within:
- a CDS encoding type IV pili twitching motility protein PilT — protein: MKINKLFEEMIRRGASDLHLRVGLPPVLRIKKELVRTDFPPMGKDELAENILDVLDVKSAADLREKLQCDFSYAIAGLGRFRGAAFYQRGTVAAVFRAIPDAPSDFETLGLPSSLQKITEANDGLVLVTGPAGHGKSTTLAAMISSINNSRHAHIVTL